A portion of the Marinobacter alexandrii genome contains these proteins:
- a CDS encoding glycoside hydrolase family 5 protein codes for MKTKIMILFLGVLLISCNQAEDQQTSAKFEVRKGTNIAHWLSQSDRRGKDRENFFTQLDVQKIANLGFDHIRLPIDEEQMWDLEGNRQEEAFKLMQNCVDWCEANNLRVIVDLHILRSHHFNAEVKPLWTDVAEQEKFFDLWRDLSKALKKYPNGLVAYELMNEAVADDHESWNLLVDRAHDAIRELEPERTIVIGSNRWQSTETFDALRVPNDSNILLSFHFYEPFLLTHYNAEWTYLKNYAGPVHYPGVILTEPEFENIPDTIKPSVEKWVNVKFNKQLLLERWAKPIQKAKELGLPLYCGEFGIISNAPDEDTFLWYKDMIELFDETGIGFANWNYKSDNFGLFSTDNVEKENLVSIVTGKQD; via the coding sequence ATGAAAACGAAGATTATGATACTCTTTTTAGGAGTATTGCTTATTTCTTGTAATCAAGCTGAGGACCAGCAAACCTCCGCGAAATTTGAAGTAAGAAAGGGGACAAACATTGCGCACTGGCTTTCTCAGAGTGACAGAAGAGGGAAAGATCGGGAAAATTTTTTCACTCAACTGGATGTACAAAAAATAGCTAATCTTGGATTTGATCACATAAGACTGCCAATTGATGAAGAGCAGATGTGGGATCTAGAAGGTAATAGGCAAGAAGAAGCTTTTAAGCTCATGCAGAACTGCGTGGATTGGTGTGAAGCTAATAACCTCAGAGTTATTGTAGACCTTCATATTCTCAGGTCTCATCATTTTAACGCCGAAGTAAAGCCTTTATGGACTGATGTTGCTGAGCAAGAAAAATTCTTCGATTTATGGCGTGACTTATCTAAAGCACTTAAAAAATATCCGAACGGTTTAGTAGCATATGAATTGATGAATGAGGCAGTAGCAGATGATCATGAATCTTGGAATCTGTTGGTAGATCGAGCGCATGACGCTATTAGGGAACTAGAGCCTGAGCGCACCATTGTAATTGGGTCTAACAGATGGCAGTCTACAGAGACTTTCGACGCGTTGCGGGTGCCAAATGATTCCAATATTCTTTTGAGTTTTCATTTCTACGAACCTTTTTTACTTACTCACTATAATGCAGAATGGACTTATTTGAAAAACTATGCGGGACCGGTTCATTATCCTGGAGTTATTCTAACAGAACCTGAATTCGAAAACATACCTGATACCATAAAGCCAAGTGTCGAGAAGTGGGTTAATGTGAAATTCAATAAACAGCTACTCTTGGAAAGGTGGGCTAAGCCCATTCAAAAGGCAAAAGAATTGGGGCTGCCTCTATACTGTGGAGAGTTTGGTATTATTTCCAATGCACCCGATGAAGATACATTTTTATGGTATAAAGATATGATTGAGCTTTTTGATGAAACCGGCATTGGTTTCGCTAATTGGAATTACAAGAGTGACAATTTCGGTCTCTTCAGTACTGATAATGTCGAAAAGGAGAACCTGGTATCCATTGTCACCGGTAAACAAGATTAA
- a CDS encoding RNA methyltransferase: MKKLKNEELNRLSPEEFKDTEKIPAVLVLDDVRSAMNVGSAFRTSDAFCLEKIYLCGITAQPPHREINKTALGAQDSVEWEHKETIVDCIADLKKNGYAVIAVEQADKSTSLLDFSIDKEAKYAFVFGNEVFGVSDHVVETADIVLEIPQYGTKHSLNISVSIGVVLWDYVSKLRTMIST; the protein is encoded by the coding sequence ATGAAGAAACTAAAAAACGAAGAGCTAAACCGGCTATCACCGGAGGAATTTAAAGACACAGAAAAAATACCTGCTGTTTTGGTACTGGATGATGTCCGCAGTGCTATGAACGTGGGTTCGGCTTTTCGCACTTCAGATGCTTTTTGCTTAGAAAAAATTTACTTGTGTGGCATAACTGCTCAGCCTCCTCATCGTGAAATCAATAAGACCGCTTTGGGAGCTCAAGATTCTGTAGAATGGGAACATAAAGAAACTATTGTTGATTGCATTGCTGACTTGAAGAAAAATGGTTATGCTGTAATAGCTGTTGAGCAGGCAGATAAAAGCACTTCTCTCCTAGATTTTTCGATTGATAAGGAAGCAAAGTATGCGTTTGTTTTTGGCAATGAGGTTTTTGGAGTGAGTGATCATGTGGTAGAGACTGCTGATATAGTGTTGGAGATTCCTCAATATGGAACGAAGCATTCACTCAATATCTCTGTAAGTATTGGAGTGGTGTTATGGGATTATGTCAGCAAACTCAGAACAATGATTTCAACTTAA
- the mutS gene encoding DNA mismatch repair protein MutS yields the protein MAGTKTKAKETPLMKQYNAIKSRYPGALLLFRVGDFYETFGEDAVKASKALDIVLTKRANGSASEMELAGFPHHAMDTYLPKLVRAGYRVAICDQLEDPKSVKGIVKRGVTELVTPGLSLNDNVLDQRKNNFLASVYFHKDTCGVAFLDLSTGEFMVSSGTEDYVDKLIRGFQPSEIIYPKPNREWYSNRYGEHFSSFPLEEWIFSKDYSYEKLTGHFNVPNLKGYGIEELNEGILAAGAILYYLDETEHKETNHIKSISRIDENKYVWLDRFTIRNLELIQSGQPDGISLIDTINHTLTPMGGRLLRKWMVLPLKSKPEIDQRLNIVEALTEEDELQSSIREHLEKIGDLERLVGKVATSRVNPRELLQLKKSLLQIQPIRELLEGQKSFNAFHDLLNPCEKLIEKLTNELKEDAPLQLHQGNVIETGVNEELDELRAISTSGKDFLSGIRDREVERTGITSLKIAYNKVFGYYLEVSNAHKDKVPEEWIRKQTLVNAERYITEELKKYEEKILGAESKIQVLEQKLYSELVAFAHTYIDAIQQNAKVIAQLDCLSCFAQQAQAYRYCRPNISEEKILDIKEGRHPVIERNLPQGEEYISNDLYLDNESQQVMIITGPNMAGKSALLRQTALITLMAQMGSFVPAGYAKIGLVDKVFTRVGASDNLSRGESTFMVEMTETASILNNLSDRSLVLMDEIGRGTSTYDGISIAWSIVEHLHNHPKAKAKTLFATHYHELNELAKDLPRVKNFNVSVKELENKIIFMRKLVEGGSEHSFGIHVAQMAGMPNEIVIRSNEILKHLEKEKLTDSDRQKLEELPTQQFQMNLFEADPRMERMLDILRNIDVNTTSPVEALLKLNELKEVLKGS from the coding sequence ATGGCAGGCACCAAGACCAAAGCAAAAGAAACACCTCTCATGAAGCAGTACAATGCAATCAAAAGCAGGTACCCTGGTGCATTGCTTTTGTTCAGAGTGGGGGACTTTTATGAGACATTTGGTGAGGATGCAGTCAAGGCTAGTAAAGCACTAGATATTGTATTGACCAAGCGAGCAAATGGTTCTGCATCAGAAATGGAGCTGGCAGGATTTCCACATCACGCGATGGATACTTATTTACCAAAATTGGTAAGAGCTGGTTATCGTGTTGCAATCTGCGATCAGTTGGAAGATCCCAAATCCGTAAAAGGAATAGTCAAGCGTGGAGTTACAGAGCTGGTTACTCCAGGGTTGTCCCTAAACGATAACGTGCTGGATCAGCGCAAAAATAATTTCCTTGCTTCCGTGTATTTCCATAAGGATACATGTGGAGTGGCGTTTCTCGACCTGTCAACCGGGGAGTTTATGGTTTCTTCAGGAACAGAAGATTATGTAGACAAGCTGATTCGTGGCTTTCAGCCCTCGGAGATCATTTATCCCAAGCCTAATCGTGAATGGTACAGCAATAGGTACGGAGAGCATTTCTCTTCTTTCCCTTTGGAAGAGTGGATCTTTAGTAAAGACTATAGTTACGAAAAGCTCACAGGTCATTTTAATGTGCCAAACTTAAAAGGATACGGTATTGAGGAACTGAATGAAGGCATTTTAGCAGCTGGAGCGATACTCTACTATCTAGATGAAACTGAACATAAGGAAACCAACCACATCAAGTCGATTTCAAGGATCGATGAGAATAAATATGTGTGGCTTGATCGCTTTACCATACGGAATTTGGAGCTAATCCAATCGGGACAACCAGATGGCATTTCGCTTATAGATACAATCAATCATACACTCACTCCAATGGGCGGGAGATTGCTAAGAAAATGGATGGTGCTTCCTTTGAAAAGTAAGCCTGAGATAGATCAACGTCTGAATATAGTTGAGGCACTGACAGAAGAAGACGAGTTGCAGTCAAGTATCCGAGAGCATTTAGAAAAAATTGGCGATTTGGAAAGATTAGTAGGGAAGGTAGCCACCAGTCGAGTCAATCCAAGGGAGCTGCTCCAACTTAAAAAAAGCTTGTTGCAGATACAGCCCATTCGTGAATTACTTGAAGGTCAAAAGTCTTTCAATGCATTTCATGATCTATTGAATCCATGTGAGAAGCTTATCGAAAAACTTACGAATGAGTTGAAAGAAGATGCACCACTTCAGCTTCATCAAGGGAATGTCATCGAAACAGGAGTGAATGAAGAGCTAGATGAATTGCGAGCTATTTCCACCTCAGGAAAGGATTTCCTTTCTGGCATTAGAGACCGTGAGGTAGAACGAACAGGGATTACTTCATTGAAGATTGCTTATAACAAAGTATTTGGCTACTATCTGGAAGTGTCAAATGCGCATAAAGATAAAGTGCCTGAAGAATGGATTCGAAAGCAGACATTGGTAAATGCAGAACGATATATCACAGAGGAATTAAAGAAATATGAAGAAAAAATCCTTGGTGCTGAGTCTAAAATCCAAGTCTTAGAGCAAAAGCTATATTCAGAATTGGTAGCCTTCGCTCACACCTATATAGATGCCATTCAGCAAAATGCCAAGGTAATTGCTCAGCTAGATTGCCTATCATGCTTTGCCCAACAAGCTCAAGCGTATCGCTACTGTAGACCAAATATTTCTGAAGAGAAAATCCTTGACATCAAAGAAGGACGTCATCCGGTGATTGAGCGGAACCTACCACAAGGAGAGGAATACATTTCCAACGACCTCTATCTGGATAATGAATCCCAACAGGTAATGATCATTACTGGTCCAAATATGGCGGGTAAATCAGCTTTGCTCCGCCAAACTGCACTAATTACCCTTATGGCCCAGATGGGATCATTTGTACCGGCCGGCTATGCGAAGATTGGATTGGTAGATAAGGTCTTCACGCGAGTAGGTGCTTCTGACAATCTCTCGAGAGGTGAATCCACGTTTATGGTGGAGATGACTGAAACAGCCAGTATTTTGAATAATCTGAGCGATCGTTCATTAGTATTGATGGATGAGATTGGACGAGGGACAAGCACCTACGATGGAATATCTATTGCCTGGTCCATTGTAGAGCATTTGCATAATCACCCTAAAGCAAAGGCGAAAACACTTTTCGCCACTCACTATCATGAGTTGAATGAGTTGGCAAAGGATTTACCACGTGTCAAGAATTTCAATGTTTCTGTGAAAGAGCTTGAGAATAAGATAATCTTTATGCGGAAGCTAGTAGAGGGAGGCAGTGAGCACAGTTTTGGTATTCATGTTGCACAGATGGCAGGAATGCCAAACGAAATAGTCATTCGATCGAATGAAATATTGAAGCATCTGGAGAAAGAAAAATTAACGGATTCAGATCGGCAGAAACTAGAAGAACTGCCTACCCAGCAGTTTCAGATGAATTTGTTTGAAGCGGACCCCCGAATGGAGCGTATGTTGGATATTCTTAGAAATATTGATGTGAATACAACATCACCAGTAGAGGCGCTACTGAAGTTGAATGAACTTAAAGAAGTATTAAAGGGGTCCTAA
- a CDS encoding ferritin codes for MKDILRRHHVLKDEIVDIINRQIKMEAHSSAAYLALAAWCDVRGYDNSADFFFQQSDEERKHQLKLFHYLCDMECDAISPIVGESQHDFGSLREVFEKALEHEIAVSDSIHEIVGECRKYNDIATEEFMRWFVQEQIEEEYIARRALELFDVLGEDKIALGMFEERILGITYEPG; via the coding sequence ATGAAAGATATTTTAAGAAGACATCACGTACTCAAAGATGAGATCGTTGATATCATCAATCGTCAAATAAAGATGGAAGCTCACTCTTCAGCAGCATATCTTGCTTTGGCTGCTTGGTGTGACGTTAGAGGCTATGACAACAGTGCTGACTTTTTCTTTCAGCAGTCTGATGAAGAGCGGAAACACCAACTAAAACTTTTTCACTACCTGTGTGATATGGAGTGTGATGCAATATCTCCAATAGTTGGAGAAAGTCAGCATGACTTTGGGTCACTCCGAGAAGTATTCGAAAAAGCATTGGAGCACGAAATTGCAGTTTCAGATTCTATCCATGAAATCGTAGGTGAATGCAGAAAGTATAATGATATAGCTACTGAGGAATTCATGCGTTGGTTTGTTCAGGAACAAATTGAAGAAGAATATATAGCACGAAGAGCGTTGGAGCTTTTCGATGTGTTGGGTGAAGACAAAATTGCCCTTGGAATGTTCGAAGAGCGAATTCTTGGAATCACCTATGAACCTGGATAA